One stretch of Prunus persica cultivar Lovell chromosome G1, Prunus_persica_NCBIv2, whole genome shotgun sequence DNA includes these proteins:
- the LOC18788436 gene encoding transcription termination factor MTERF6, chloroplastic/mitochondrial — MVVPLYSLNTLRLGYSIVSCTFASTAKRFLVGDLKPSHISLQNHILPRSITSKISADQHNFTVAYLINSCGLSPEGAILSSKWLELQSSPGADSVLALLSKYGLSETQISKVVRSRPTILVADPEKILSPKLEFFSSVVVSREDLARILCFNPHLLLRSLENQIIPTYNFLRSLISEENVVSVLKRSSWIFRENRRKNVVPNIELLRELGMPQSCIALLVAHNTEVLIHKHEKFAAAVEEVKAMGFDMKKSTFVLALRALCGESSKSIWKRSREIYKRSWGWSENDVVSAFRKNPQCMTMSEKKIMEVMDFFVNKMGYSSGVIATYPLVLCFSLEKRIIPRCSVVKVLLLKGLIDEDFSLSSVLLPQPHKFLERFVTRYINQLPILWDVYHLKLDVKDV; from the coding sequence ATGGTGGTACCTCTCTACAGCTTGAACACCCTCAGATTGGGCTATTCAATAGTTTCTTGTACATTTGCTTCCACAGCTAAAAGATTTCTTGTTGGAGACCTAAAACCCTCGCACATTTCTCTTCAAAATCATATACTTCCCAGATCCATCACCTCAAAAATCTCAGCAGACCAACACAATTTCACAGTCGCTTACCTCATAAACTCATGTGGGTTGTCCCCAGAAGGCGCAATTTTATCATCCAAATGGTTAGAGTTGCAATCCTCACCAGGAGCAGACTCTGTTTTGGCCCTTTTGAGCAAATATGGACTCTCTGAAACCCAGATCTCAAAGGTTGTCAGGTCACGCCCTACTATTCTTGTAGCTGATCCTGAGAAAATCCTTTCGCCCAAGCTTGAGTTTTTCAGCTCTGTTGTAGTTTCAAGGGAAGACCTTGCGAGAATTCTGTGTTTTAATCCCCACCTTTTGTTAAGAAGCTTGGAGAATCAGATTATACCCACTTATAATTTTCTCAGGAGTCTGATTTCCGAGGAAAACGTAGTTTCTGTTCTGAAGCGCAGTTCATGGATTTTCCGGGAAAATCGCAGAAAGAATGTGGTCCCCAATATTGAGCTTTTGAGGGAATTGGGTATGCCCCAATCATGCATTGCTCTGTTGGTAGCTCACAACACTGAGGTCTTGATACACAAGCATGAAAAGTTTGCTGCAGCTGTGGAAGAGGTTAAGGCAATGGGATTTGATATGAAGAAATCAACTTTTGTGTTGGCACTAAGAGCATTGTGTGGAGAGAGCAGTAAGTCCATATGGAAACGAAGCCGTGAAATTTACAAGCGGAGTTGGGGTTGGTCTGAAAATGATGTGGTCTCTGCATTCAGGAAGAATCCACAGTGCATGACTATGTCtgagaagaaaataatggagGTAATGGATTTTTTTGTGAACAAGATGGGATATTCTTCAGGAGTGATTGCCACATACCCTTTGGTTTTGTGTTTCAGTTTGGAGAAGAGAATTATTCCAAGATGTTCAGTTGTTaaagttttgttgttgaaggGGTTGATAGATGAAGACTTCAGTTTGTCTTCTGTGTTGTTGCCCCAACCGCATAAGTTCTTGGAGAGGTTTGTGACCAGATATATAAACCAATTACCAATTTTGTGGGATGTGTATCATCTAAAATTGGATGTCAAGGATGTGTGA